The following proteins are co-located in the Apium graveolens cultivar Ventura chromosome 5, ASM990537v1, whole genome shotgun sequence genome:
- the LOC141661598 gene encoding homeobox-leucine zipper protein HAT14-like isoform X2, giving the protein MELELSLGVSSSLKPFVDVGQISKSKFSELSCSCMGLSLPSKSFQDEDIEKHSSPGTSKDKTASLSSWNLAKHGGHVGCKKSLDDRVNKVVGGGRGGDEDENGLTRKKLRLSKQQSASLGNSFKEHSSTLNPKQKHALAKQLNLRPGQVEVWFQNRRAGTKLKQTEVDCEKLKRCFETLTKENRKLHKELQQLRALKISPPIYYMQMQSPATTLATCPSCLEGVATSTTPHRRLPPYHRSS; this is encoded by the exons ATGGAACTGGAGTTGAGCTTAGGAGTTTCATCTTCATTGAAACCATTTGTGGATGTAGGTCAAATTTCTAAATCAAAATTTTCTGAGCTTAGCTGCTCTTGTATGGGCTTAAGCCTCCCCTCAAAATCATTTCAAGATGAAGATATAGAAAAACATTCATCTCCAGGAACCAGTAAAGATAAAACGGCTTCGTTGTCTAGTTGGAATTTGGCGAAACACGGAGGACATGTTGGATGTAAAAAGAGCTTGGACGATCGTGTGAACAAAGTAGTTGGAGGAGGTAGAGGTGGCGATGAGGATGAAAACGGGCTTACTAGGAAAAAACTTCGACTTTCGAAACAACAATCTGCTTCTCTTGGAAATAGCTTCAAGGAACACAGTAGTACCCTAAACCCG AAACAAAAACATGCCCTTGCGAAACAACTCAATCTGAGGCCTGGGCAAGTCGAAGTTTGGTTTCAAAACAGAAGAGCTGG GACAAAGTTGAAGCAAACAGAAGTTGATTGTGAAAAGTTGAAGAGATGTTTTGAAACACTAACTAAAGAAAATAGGAAACTGCACAAAGAGCTTCAACAACTGAGAGCACTCAAAATATCACCTCCAATATATTACATGCAAATGCAATCTCCTGCCACAACTCTTGCTACGTGCCCATCTTGTCTAGAAGGTGTAGCTACCTCTACTACCCCCCATCGTCGACTACCGCCATATCATCGCAGCTCATGA
- the LOC141661598 gene encoding homeobox-leucine zipper protein HAT14-like isoform X1 has protein sequence MELELSLGVSSSLKPFVDVGQISKSKFSELSCSCMGLSLPSKSFQDEDIEKHSSPGTSKDKTASLSSWNLAKHGGHVGCKKSLDDRVNKVVGGGRGGDEDENGLTRKKLRLSKQQSASLGNSFKEHSSTLNPKQKHALAKQLNLRPGQVEVWFQNRRAGRTKLKQTEVDCEKLKRCFETLTKENRKLHKELQQLRALKISPPIYYMQMQSPATTLATCPSCLEGVATSTTPHRRLPPYHRSS, from the exons ATGGAACTGGAGTTGAGCTTAGGAGTTTCATCTTCATTGAAACCATTTGTGGATGTAGGTCAAATTTCTAAATCAAAATTTTCTGAGCTTAGCTGCTCTTGTATGGGCTTAAGCCTCCCCTCAAAATCATTTCAAGATGAAGATATAGAAAAACATTCATCTCCAGGAACCAGTAAAGATAAAACGGCTTCGTTGTCTAGTTGGAATTTGGCGAAACACGGAGGACATGTTGGATGTAAAAAGAGCTTGGACGATCGTGTGAACAAAGTAGTTGGAGGAGGTAGAGGTGGCGATGAGGATGAAAACGGGCTTACTAGGAAAAAACTTCGACTTTCGAAACAACAATCTGCTTCTCTTGGAAATAGCTTCAAGGAACACAGTAGTACCCTAAACCCG AAACAAAAACATGCCCTTGCGAAACAACTCAATCTGAGGCCTGGGCAAGTCGAAGTTTGGTTTCAAAACAGAAGAGCTGG CAGGACAAAGTTGAAGCAAACAGAAGTTGATTGTGAAAAGTTGAAGAGATGTTTTGAAACACTAACTAAAGAAAATAGGAAACTGCACAAAGAGCTTCAACAACTGAGAGCACTCAAAATATCACCTCCAATATATTACATGCAAATGCAATCTCCTGCCACAACTCTTGCTACGTGCCCATCTTGTCTAGAAGGTGTAGCTACCTCTACTACCCCCCATCGTCGACTACCGCCATATCATCGCAGCTCATGA